From Sphingomonas hengshuiensis, one genomic window encodes:
- a CDS encoding MFS transporter, with translation MTDTPSLPLRRRVQAIAAISFGTALVVIDGAIATVALPTIARDLAVDSAAAVAVVTVYQLVLVMLLLPFSGLGDRFGLKRVYQIGQLVFAAATLLCFFAKSLPFLLIVRAVQAGGAAAALSVSSALLRQIYPPQQLGRGLGINSVVVSSSAALAPTLGGLVLAIGPWPWVFASAVPFAVASLLLGRALPETRPGTEPFDIVGAILCAAMFGLVIGGLESAVHGDSPVVSAAVVAAGVFIGVLFVRRERGEAKPILPVDLLTRPVLALSTIGAFTAFIATMTTLLSLPFRLQHEYGFAPSEVGAVLAPWPLTTMIVAPLAGALSDRYPAGALGGIGMTIAVAGLVALAFLPADPGWFDIAWRMSLAGAGFGLFLSPNARLIIGSAPIDRAAAAGGLISTTRMVGQTTGATLVAALLAMGIGGGIVPPLTAAGLALIAGLCSLARLNPSLRNPPGDETAAVQPAQVR, from the coding sequence GTGACCGACACGCCTTCCCTTCCCTTGCGCCGCCGGGTCCAGGCGATCGCCGCGATTTCGTTCGGCACTGCGCTGGTCGTGATCGACGGCGCGATCGCCACTGTCGCGCTGCCGACGATCGCGCGCGATCTTGCGGTCGACAGCGCTGCGGCGGTGGCGGTGGTGACGGTGTATCAGCTCGTGCTGGTGATGCTGTTGCTGCCCTTTTCGGGGCTCGGCGACCGCTTCGGGCTCAAGCGAGTCTATCAGATCGGCCAGCTCGTCTTCGCCGCAGCCACGTTGCTCTGCTTCTTCGCCAAGAGCCTGCCGTTCCTGCTCATCGTCCGCGCGGTCCAGGCCGGCGGCGCGGCGGCGGCGCTCAGCGTGTCCTCGGCGCTGCTCCGCCAGATCTATCCGCCGCAGCAACTGGGTCGGGGACTCGGGATCAATTCGGTGGTGGTGTCCAGCTCGGCGGCGCTTGCGCCGACGCTGGGCGGGTTGGTGCTCGCGATCGGCCCCTGGCCCTGGGTCTTCGCCTCGGCAGTGCCCTTCGCCGTCGCCAGCCTGTTGCTCGGCCGGGCGCTGCCCGAAACCAGGCCCGGCACCGAGCCGTTCGACATCGTGGGCGCGATACTGTGCGCGGCGATGTTCGGGCTGGTGATCGGCGGGCTCGAAAGCGCAGTCCATGGCGACAGCCCGGTGGTATCCGCGGCGGTGGTTGCTGCGGGCGTTTTCATCGGCGTGCTGTTCGTCCGGCGCGAGCGCGGCGAGGCCAAGCCGATCCTGCCGGTCGATCTGCTCACGCGCCCGGTGCTCGCGCTGTCGACGATCGGGGCGTTCACGGCGTTCATCGCGACGATGACGACCTTGCTCTCGCTGCCCTTCCGCCTCCAGCACGAATATGGCTTCGCGCCGTCCGAAGTCGGCGCGGTGCTCGCGCCCTGGCCGCTGACGACGATGATCGTCGCGCCGCTCGCGGGGGCGTTGTCCGATCGCTATCCGGCGGGCGCGCTGGGCGGGATCGGGATGACGATTGCGGTGGCCGGGCTCGTCGCGCTCGCCTTCCTTCCGGCAGACCCCGGCTGGTTCGACATTGCGTGGCGGATGTCGCTGGCCGGCGCCGGATTCGGGCTGTTCCTGTCGCCGAATGCACGGCTGATCATCGGCTCGGCGCCGATCGACCGCGCCGCCGCCGCGGGCGGGCTGATCTCCACGACGCGGATGGTGGGGCAGACCACGGGCGCAACGCTGGTAGCCGCACTTCTGGCGATGGGGATCGGCGGCGGCATCGTTCCCCCGCTGACCGCCGCGGGGCTGGCGCTGATCGCCGGGCTGTGCAGCCTCGCGCGGCTCAATCCCTCGCTCCGCAACCCGCCGGGCGACGAGACCGCCGCGGTCCAGCCCGCACAGGTGCGCTGA
- a CDS encoding WYL domain-containing protein: MKLTLEAERPDGPSGATPTVLEAIVRQLCLSATYNRTRMILAPHILYTRNAALYVDAFVVSREGMLPREPKMGVFKLDGLNDLQLLQRPFEASDMFQPEAAKYAGVTLMAIEPPANDSQL, encoded by the coding sequence ATGAAACTGACTCTCGAAGCCGAGCGCCCCGATGGGCCGAGCGGTGCGACACCGACCGTGCTCGAAGCGATCGTCCGCCAGCTTTGCCTCTCTGCGACGTATAATCGCACGCGGATGATCCTTGCGCCGCACATCCTCTATACCCGCAACGCGGCGCTCTACGTCGACGCCTTCGTCGTGTCGCGCGAAGGGATGCTGCCCCGCGAGCCGAAGATGGGGGTGTTCAAGCTCGATGGGCTCAACGACCTGCAGCTGCTCCAGCGCCCGTTCGAGGCGAGCGATATGTTCCAGCCCGAGGCGGCCAAATATGCCGGTGTGACGCTGATGGCGATCGAGCCTCCCGCGAACGACTCGCAACTGTAA
- a CDS encoding hemerythrin domain-containing protein: protein MADTKQDAIALLKADHRTVEDLFEQFEKASGDGRKAKIARQICLELTVHAKIEEEIFYPACEGKIDDDMLKEAYVEHDGAKVLIAEIEAGGPDDAFYEAKVSVLSEQIEHHVGEEEMRMEGMFSQARRAGLDMDALGDQLRARKEELVAEYTANGLPKPETISFREATV, encoded by the coding sequence ATGGCTGATACCAAGCAGGACGCGATTGCGCTTTTAAAGGCGGACCACCGCACCGTCGAAGATCTGTTCGAGCAATTCGAAAAGGCGAGCGGCGACGGTCGCAAGGCCAAGATCGCGCGGCAGATCTGCCTCGAGCTGACCGTCCACGCCAAGATCGAGGAAGAGATTTTCTACCCGGCGTGCGAAGGCAAGATCGACGACGATATGCTCAAGGAAGCCTATGTCGAGCATGACGGCGCCAAGGTGCTGATCGCCGAGATCGAGGCGGGCGGCCCCGACGACGCGTTTTACGAAGCCAAGGTGAGCGTGCTCTCCGAGCAGATCGAGCACCATGTCGGCGAAGAGGAAATGCGCATGGAGGGCATGTTCTCCCAGGCGCGGCGTGCCGGGCTCGACATGGACGCGCTGGGCGATCAGCTCCGCGCGCGCAAGGAAGAGCTGGTGGCCGAATATACTGCCAATGGCCTGCCCAAGCCCGAGACTATTTCCTTCCGCGAAGCCACGGTCTGA
- a CDS encoding glycine zipper 2TM domain-containing protein, whose translation MKHFTCLAAIAVATLSVATPATAQTGGARYSASQDEEARFDAAQRRFDSEYEAFQQAIERYRRFRATNTGWNGGPPPPPPRVDPRDAAQEDWDAQRYYRQGNYQERVLTREDRVYRGEDGRYYCRRPDGTAGLVVGAAAGGLFGNVIAGRGSRTVGTLLGAIAGGALGNSIDRNNQEVRCR comes from the coding sequence ATGAAGCATTTCACCTGCCTGGCAGCGATCGCCGTCGCCACTCTGTCGGTCGCCACCCCGGCGACGGCACAGACCGGAGGCGCACGCTATAGCGCGAGCCAGGACGAGGAGGCGCGGTTCGACGCTGCGCAGCGTCGCTTCGACAGCGAATATGAGGCGTTTCAGCAGGCGATCGAGCGCTATCGCCGCTTCCGCGCGACCAACACCGGCTGGAACGGTGGCCCGCCGCCGCCCCCGCCGCGCGTAGATCCCCGCGATGCTGCGCAGGAGGACTGGGATGCCCAGCGCTATTATCGCCAGGGCAATTACCAGGAACGCGTGCTGACGCGTGAGGACCGAGTCTATCGCGGTGAGGATGGCCGCTATTATTGCCGCCGTCCCGATGGCACCGCGGGCCTCGTTGTCGGCGCGGCAGCCGGCGGGCTGTTCGGCAATGTCATCGCCGGGCGCGGGTCGCGCACCGTCGGCACGTTGCTCGGTGCAATTGCCGGCGGCGCGCTCGGCAACTCGATCGACCGCAACAACCAGGAAGTCCGCTGCCGCTGA
- a CDS encoding TonB-dependent siderophore receptor, which yields MRASILFAATTSLAIAGPALGNDRHVPTDDAKVGAEGWDSEIVVLGTRETPADPTLSSGKTTERMSQSSRSIERDLLAAAGAYRLADALELVSGVSNQNNRGGIMDNFAIRGFLGTPDGGAEYYVDGFLANRGMAPPRDPATAERIELLKGPSGALFGDIDPGGRVNLVSKTPRFERAASATFTYGSFDTKRVELDATGPLSSTLAARIVFAAEDSDGWRDFVTLRRRVVAPSLTWAPSDGARVTYIGEITQFDAPFDRGVPAIAGDANAVPRNLFYGEPGDGVTRFRNQRHQLTGVFGLGDGWTLNTGIAYRTGTLQGYSSDHTSLRADGRTLWRQRRLRDYSVDDLSARAELSGSVGAHQIAIGVKGYYLDYHDKYLRRSPNASAPYAIDVYAPVYGGTAPTPVPFVDNREKRWAGTVYVQDMWDVTGRLTLLGGLRIDPYRQRLRNNLTGVTGRNVDAPVNGRVGARYRVSDVLALHANWGESFLLNSGTDRNGDGFAPERGHGYEIGASAAWRGVNLAATWFDITKQGILTNDPTDPGYLAPVGKLTSHGIEFDASANLDRHWQVVANYAWTHARTDDATFATDRVLDVPTHSGTLFLVGRYLDADGRGPSLSGGVTYVGDRAGAIDTSGLVLPAYAKAKAAAEYAFSPRVSVRLEADNLFDAHYAQSSYSPVWVFPGAPRTVRASLKIRV from the coding sequence TTGCGCGCATCGATCCTGTTCGCCGCCACGACCTCCCTTGCCATCGCCGGCCCCGCTCTGGGCAATGATCGCCACGTTCCAACCGACGACGCCAAGGTCGGGGCGGAGGGCTGGGACAGCGAGATCGTCGTCCTCGGCACCCGCGAAACCCCCGCCGATCCCACGCTTTCCTCGGGCAAGACGACCGAGCGCATGTCGCAATCGAGCCGCTCGATCGAGCGCGATCTGCTCGCGGCGGCGGGCGCGTATCGGCTGGCGGACGCGCTGGAACTGGTGAGCGGAGTCAGCAACCAGAATAATCGCGGCGGAATCATGGACAATTTCGCGATCCGCGGCTTCCTGGGCACGCCCGATGGCGGCGCCGAATATTATGTCGACGGATTCCTCGCCAACCGCGGCATGGCCCCGCCGCGCGACCCCGCCACCGCCGAACGGATCGAATTGCTGAAGGGGCCATCGGGCGCCCTGTTCGGCGACATCGATCCCGGCGGCCGCGTGAACCTCGTCAGCAAGACCCCCAGGTTCGAACGCGCCGCCTCCGCGACCTTCACCTATGGATCCTTCGACACGAAGCGCGTCGAGCTGGACGCCACCGGACCGCTTTCCTCGACGCTCGCCGCGCGCATCGTGTTCGCGGCGGAGGATAGCGACGGCTGGCGCGATTTCGTGACGCTGCGCCGCCGCGTCGTCGCCCCCTCGCTCACCTGGGCACCCTCGGACGGCGCGCGGGTGACCTATATCGGCGAGATCACGCAATTCGATGCGCCGTTCGACCGCGGCGTCCCCGCGATCGCCGGCGACGCCAACGCCGTGCCGCGCAACCTTTTCTATGGCGAGCCGGGCGACGGGGTGACGCGCTTCAGGAACCAGCGACATCAGCTGACGGGGGTGTTCGGCCTGGGCGACGGATGGACGCTCAACACCGGCATCGCCTATCGCACGGGCACGCTTCAGGGCTATTCGTCCGACCACACATCGCTGCGCGCCGACGGGCGGACGCTGTGGCGCCAGCGCCGGCTGCGCGACTATTCGGTGGACGATCTGTCGGCGCGCGCGGAATTGTCGGGCAGCGTCGGCGCGCACCAGATCGCGATCGGCGTGAAGGGCTATTATCTCGACTATCACGACAAATATCTCCGCCGCAGCCCCAACGCCTCTGCCCCCTATGCGATCGATGTCTATGCGCCGGTCTATGGCGGCACCGCGCCGACCCCGGTCCCCTTCGTCGACAACCGCGAGAAGCGCTGGGCGGGCACCGTCTATGTGCAGGACATGTGGGACGTCACCGGGCGGCTGACGCTGCTCGGCGGCCTGCGCATCGACCCGTATCGCCAGCGGCTGCGCAACAACCTGACCGGCGTCACCGGGCGCAATGTCGATGCGCCGGTCAACGGGCGTGTCGGGGCGCGCTATCGCGTCAGCGACGTGCTGGCCCTCCATGCGAACTGGGGCGAGAGCTTCCTGCTCAATTCGGGCACCGACCGCAACGGCGACGGCTTCGCGCCCGAGCGCGGGCATGGCTATGAGATCGGCGCCAGCGCGGCGTGGCGCGGCGTCAACCTCGCGGCGACGTGGTTCGACATCACGAAACAGGGGATCCTCACCAACGACCCGACCGATCCGGGCTATCTCGCGCCGGTGGGCAAGCTGACCAGCCACGGAATCGAATTCGACGCGTCGGCAAATCTCGACCGCCACTGGCAGGTCGTCGCAAACTATGCCTGGACGCATGCCCGCACCGACGACGCGACCTTCGCGACCGATCGGGTGCTCGACGTCCCGACGCACAGCGGCACGCTGTTCCTCGTGGGACGCTATCTCGACGCCGACGGGCGCGGCCCCTCGCTCAGCGGCGGCGTCACCTATGTCGGTGATCGTGCGGGCGCCATCGACACCAGCGGCCTCGTGCTGCCGGCCTATGCGAAGGCGAAGGCCGCGGCCGAATATGCGTTCTCGCCGCGCGTGTCGGTCCGGCTGGAAGCGGACAACCTGTTCGACGCGCACTATGCGCAAAGCTCGTACAGCCCGGTATGGGTGTTCCCGGGCGCGCCGCGGACGGTGCGCGCCAGCCTGAAGATTCGCGTTTGA
- a CDS encoding DUF1624 domain-containing protein yields MSSTSATPIPSARIASIDALRGVVMLLMLVDHSREFFYLHAQVRDPMDLATTPPELFFTRLLAHLCAPVFVLLTGLAAALYGDARGGRGAAAGFLLKRGLFLIVLEWTVVNFAWTFDPTPSVIYLQVIWAIGLSMVALAALLYLPRPALIGIGVLLAFGHNLLDGIAAPPGGPGHVLWSVLHERGFIELPGGARARTSYPVLPWVGVIALGYALGPWFARQVAPVARQRRLAATGAGALLLFALLRALNGYGEPVPWQVQGDALTTAMRLLNLTKYPPSADFLLLTLGIGLLLLAALERWGGGLVRMLAVFGAAPLFFYLLHLYLLHAINRVAGLATHSGPALVSVPNVASLWLLAGAVAVPCWFLCRRFAAVKRRSGAAWMRYL; encoded by the coding sequence ATGTCAAGCACCTCCGCCACCCCAATTCCCTCCGCGCGAATCGCGTCGATCGACGCGCTGCGGGGCGTCGTCATGCTGTTGATGCTGGTCGATCACAGCCGCGAATTCTTTTACCTGCACGCGCAGGTCCGCGACCCCATGGACCTGGCGACCACGCCGCCGGAACTGTTCTTCACACGGCTGCTCGCGCATCTGTGCGCGCCGGTGTTCGTGCTCCTCACCGGGCTTGCCGCCGCGCTGTACGGCGATGCGCGGGGCGGGCGGGGGGCGGCGGCGGGGTTCCTGCTGAAGCGGGGGCTGTTCCTGATCGTGCTCGAATGGACCGTGGTGAACTTCGCCTGGACCTTCGATCCGACCCCTTCGGTCATATACCTGCAGGTCATCTGGGCGATCGGGCTGTCGATGGTCGCGCTCGCGGCGCTGCTATACCTGCCCAGGCCGGCGCTGATCGGTATCGGCGTGCTGCTGGCATTCGGGCATAATCTGCTCGACGGGATCGCCGCCCCGCCCGGCGGGCCGGGGCACGTCCTGTGGTCGGTGCTGCACGAGCGCGGATTTATCGAGCTTCCCGGGGGCGCGCGTGCCCGCACGTCCTATCCCGTCTTGCCGTGGGTCGGAGTCATCGCGCTGGGCTATGCGCTCGGCCCGTGGTTCGCGCGGCAGGTGGCGCCCGTTGCGCGGCAACGGCGGCTGGCAGCCACCGGCGCCGGCGCATTGCTGCTGTTCGCGCTGCTGCGGGCGCTGAACGGCTATGGCGAGCCCGTGCCATGGCAGGTGCAGGGCGACGCGCTGACGACGGCGATGCGCCTGCTCAACCTGACCAAATATCCGCCGTCCGCCGATTTCCTGCTGCTGACGCTGGGCATCGGCTTGCTGCTATTGGCCGCGTTGGAGCGATGGGGCGGCGGGCTGGTCCGCATGCTGGCGGTATTCGGCGCGGCTCCGCTGTTTTTCTACCTGCTCCATCTGTACCTGCTCCACGCGATAAACCGGGTTGCCGGGCTGGCGACGCACAGCGGGCCGGCGCTGGTCAGCGTGCCCAATGTCGCGAGCCTGTGGCTGTTAGCGGGGGCTGTCGCTGTGCCGTGCTGGTTCCTGTGCCGCCGGTTCGCCGCGGTGAAACGCAGAAGCGGTGCCGCATGGATGCGGTATCTGTAG
- a CDS encoding ATP-dependent helicase: protein MSLPAPAPDDAPYLRGLNDPQRDAVLTTEGPVLVLAGAGTGKTAALTARLAHLLYTRKAYPSEILSVTFTNKAAREMRERVGRLVGDAVEGMPWLGTFHAIGAKMLRRHAELVGLQSNFTILDTDDQLRLLKQLITAADLDEKRWPARALAGLIDQWKNKGLTPKDIDAGQSELYANGKGQALYALYQDRLRTLNACDFGDLLLHMLTILRTDREVLQLYQQRFRYIMVDEYQDTNSVQYLWLRLLAQERRNLCCVGDDDQSIYSWRGAQVENILKFEKDFPGAKVIRLEQNYRSTPHILAAASGVIANNGGRLGKTLWTEKDAGEKVKVLGIWDGPEEARRVGDEIEALQRGGTSLDDTAILVRAQHQTREFEDRFIAIGLPYRIIGGFRFYERQEIRDALAYLRVVAQPADDLAFERIVNTPKRGLGDKALAKVHQFARGAGLPLMSAAARILDTDELTPQARRALGNLIGDIARWRSMGDTLQHPDLARIVLDESGYTAMWQADRTAEAAGRLENLNELVRAMEEYESLTAFLEHVSLVMDNESNAEEPKVTIMTIHAAKGLEFDTAFLVGWEEGIFPSQRALDEGGLASLEEERRLAYVAITRARRQATILHAANRRIYGQWTSSLPSRFIAELPPEHVNEESSMSGGASLWRANWSDRADPFEDVGRGTGRGPGWQRAAGVDAKNPGGGFTARTFTREAPRVLESRASAVSFGAKPRGDLSLGMRVFHQKFGYGLIAEIEGNKLEVDFETAGRKRVMDSFVSLG, encoded by the coding sequence ATGAGTCTTCCTGCCCCCGCCCCCGACGATGCCCCCTATCTGCGGGGCCTGAACGATCCCCAGCGCGATGCCGTGCTGACGACCGAGGGGCCGGTGCTCGTGCTCGCGGGTGCGGGCACGGGCAAGACCGCGGCACTCACTGCGCGGCTCGCGCACCTGCTCTATACCCGGAAGGCCTATCCGTCGGAGATCCTGTCGGTCACCTTCACCAACAAGGCGGCGCGCGAGATGCGCGAGCGGGTCGGGCGGCTGGTGGGCGACGCGGTCGAGGGGATGCCGTGGCTCGGCACCTTCCACGCGATCGGCGCCAAGATGCTGCGCCGCCATGCCGAGCTGGTGGGATTGCAGAGCAACTTCACCATCCTCGACACCGACGACCAGTTGCGCCTGCTCAAACAGCTCATCACCGCCGCCGACCTCGACGAAAAGCGCTGGCCCGCCCGCGCGCTGGCGGGGCTGATCGATCAGTGGAAGAACAAGGGGCTGACCCCGAAGGACATCGACGCCGGCCAGTCCGAGCTCTACGCCAATGGCAAGGGACAGGCGCTGTACGCGCTGTACCAGGACCGGCTGCGCACGCTCAACGCCTGCGATTTCGGCGACCTGCTGCTCCACATGCTGACGATCCTGCGCACCGACCGCGAGGTGCTCCAGCTCTATCAGCAGCGCTTCCGCTACATCATGGTCGACGAATATCAGGACACCAACAGCGTCCAATATCTCTGGCTCCGCCTGCTCGCGCAGGAGCGGCGCAACCTGTGCTGCGTCGGCGACGACGACCAGTCGATCTATTCATGGCGCGGCGCGCAGGTCGAGAATATCCTGAAGTTCGAGAAGGACTTCCCCGGCGCCAAGGTGATCCGGCTCGAACAGAATTACCGCTCGACTCCGCACATCCTGGCCGCCGCGTCGGGCGTCATCGCCAATAATGGCGGGCGGCTGGGCAAGACCTTGTGGACCGAGAAGGACGCGGGCGAAAAGGTCAAGGTCCTCGGCATCTGGGACGGCCCCGAGGAAGCGCGCCGAGTCGGCGACGAGATCGAGGCGCTCCAGCGCGGCGGCACCAGCCTCGACGACACCGCGATCCTGGTGCGCGCGCAGCACCAGACTCGCGAGTTCGAGGATCGCTTCATCGCGATCGGCCTGCCCTATCGCATCATCGGCGGCTTCCGCTTCTACGAGCGGCAGGAAATCCGCGACGCGCTCGCCTATCTGCGCGTCGTCGCGCAGCCCGCCGACGACCTCGCCTTCGAACGGATCGTCAACACGCCCAAGCGCGGGCTTGGCGACAAGGCGCTGGCCAAGGTCCATCAATTCGCGCGCGGCGCGGGGTTGCCGCTGATGAGTGCGGCGGCGCGTATCCTCGACACCGACGAGCTGACGCCGCAGGCCCGCCGCGCGCTCGGCAACCTGATCGGCGACATCGCGCGCTGGCGCAGCATGGGCGACACGCTGCAACACCCCGATCTCGCGCGGATCGTGCTCGACGAGAGCGGCTATACTGCGATGTGGCAGGCCGATCGCACCGCCGAGGCGGCGGGGCGGCTGGAAAACCTCAACGAACTCGTCCGCGCGATGGAGGAATATGAATCGCTGACGGCATTCCTCGAACATGTCAGCCTCGTCATGGACAATGAGAGCAATGCCGAGGAGCCCAAGGTCACGATCATGACGATCCACGCCGCCAAGGGGCTCGAATTCGACACGGCATTCCTCGTCGGGTGGGAGGAAGGCATCTTCCCCTCGCAGCGCGCGCTCGACGAAGGCGGGCTCGCCAGCCTCGAGGAGGAACGCCGCCTCGCCTATGTCGCGATCACCCGCGCGCGGCGACAGGCGACGATCCTCCACGCCGCCAATCGCCGCATCTATGGCCAATGGACGAGCAGCCTGCCCAGCCGCTTCATCGCCGAGCTCCCGCCCGAGCATGTGAACGAGGAAAGCAGCATGTCGGGCGGCGCATCGCTGTGGCGCGCCAACTGGAGCGACCGCGCCGATCCGTTCGAGGATGTCGGGCGCGGCACCGGGCGCGGCCCGGGCTGGCAGCGCGCGGCGGGCGTCGATGCGAAGAACCCCGGCGGCGGCTTCACCGCGCGCACCTTTACGCGCGAGGCGCCGCGGGTGCTGGAGAGCCGCGCCAGTGCCGTCAGCTTCGGCGCGAAGCCGCGCGGCGACCTGTCGCTCGGGATGCGGGTGTTCCACCAGAAATTCGGCTATGGCCTGATCGCCGAGATCGAGGGCAACAAGCTGGAGGTCGATTTCGAGACGGCGGGCCGGAAACGCGTGATGGACAGCTTTGTGAGCCTGGGTTGA
- a CDS encoding inorganic phosphate transporter codes for MATLALDQAPQADTPRGPRFDYRTPPLAKALFAAILLGGLAFAGWSVLTDTRGVGEELAIGAFAFLVLALVIALGFEFVNGFHDTANAVATVIYTNAMPANFAVIWSGFFNFLGVMVSSGAVAYSIITLLPVDLILNVGSTGGFAMIFALLLAAVLWNLGTWYFGLPNSSSHTLIGSVLGVGLANQLIMAGSRGGTAGVDWAQVQKVMTGLWMAPLIGFGAALLLLLTMRMVIRKPELYSPPKGDTPPPRGIRALLIFTCTAVSFSHGSNDGQKGMGLIMLILIGCAPTAYALNRTAPASATPAFIQTANVATAAFDAKGGPDMTPEAARVTLTDALQHRKADTPEVFGALESLSKDLSARVAGYGSLGAVPAEATSNVRNDMYLVLDTTKLAAKQPGVFTEAEGAAIKDYQSKLEAGTRFIPLWVKIVVAIALGLGTMIGWKRIVVTVGERIGKTHMTYGMGATAELVAAGTILAADRFGLPVSTTHILSSGVAGASVASGAGLQSRTIMQLAAAWLLTLPAAMALSGGLYWLMLNAVKMFGL; via the coding sequence ATGGCCACTCTCGCACTGGACCAGGCCCCGCAGGCTGACACGCCACGGGGTCCCCGATTCGACTATCGGACCCCTCCGCTCGCCAAGGCGCTGTTCGCAGCGATCCTGCTGGGCGGGCTGGCTTTTGCCGGATGGAGCGTGCTGACCGACACGCGGGGAGTGGGCGAGGAGCTGGCGATCGGCGCCTTCGCGTTCCTTGTCCTCGCGCTGGTGATTGCGCTCGGGTTCGAGTTCGTCAACGGCTTCCACGACACGGCGAACGCGGTCGCGACGGTGATCTACACCAATGCGATGCCGGCGAATTTTGCGGTGATCTGGTCGGGTTTCTTCAACTTTCTGGGTGTGATGGTGTCGTCGGGCGCGGTCGCCTATTCGATCATCACGCTGTTGCCGGTCGACCTGATCCTGAACGTCGGCAGCACCGGCGGGTTCGCGATGATCTTCGCGCTGCTGCTCGCGGCGGTGCTGTGGAACCTCGGCACCTGGTATTTCGGACTGCCCAATTCTTCGTCGCACACGCTGATCGGCTCGGTCCTCGGCGTCGGGCTTGCCAACCAGCTGATCATGGCGGGTTCGCGTGGCGGCACCGCAGGCGTCGACTGGGCGCAGGTCCAGAAGGTGATGACCGGGCTGTGGATGGCGCCGCTGATCGGGTTCGGCGCGGCGCTGCTGCTGCTGCTCACGATGCGGATGGTGATCCGCAAGCCCGAGCTGTACAGCCCGCCCAAGGGCGATACCCCCCCGCCGCGCGGCATCCGCGCGCTGCTGATCTTCACTTGCACCGCGGTATCGTTCAGCCATGGCTCGAACGACGGGCAGAAGGGGATGGGGCTGATCATGCTCATCTTGATCGGCTGCGCGCCGACCGCCTATGCGCTCAACCGCACGGCGCCGGCCAGCGCGACGCCGGCGTTCATCCAGACCGCCAATGTCGCGACCGCGGCGTTCGATGCGAAGGGTGGCCCGGACATGACGCCCGAGGCGGCCCGGGTGACGCTGACCGACGCGCTCCAGCATCGCAAGGCGGACACGCCCGAGGTGTTCGGCGCGCTGGAGAGCCTGTCGAAGGACCTGAGCGCGCGCGTCGCCGGCTATGGCTCGCTGGGCGCAGTCCCCGCCGAGGCGACGTCGAACGTCCGCAACGACATGTATCTGGTGCTCGACACCACCAAGCTGGCAGCGAAGCAGCCCGGCGTGTTCACCGAGGCCGAGGGCGCGGCGATCAAGGACTATCAGTCCAAGCTGGAGGCCGGCACGCGCTTCATTCCGCTATGGGTGAAGATCGTCGTCGCGATCGCGCTGGGGCTGGGAACGATGATCGGCTGGAAGCGGATCGTGGTCACGGTCGGCGAGCGGATCGGCAAGACCCACATGACCTATGGCATGGGCGCGACCGCCGAGCTGGTCGCGGCGGGGACGATCCTGGCGGCCGATCGCTTCGGGTTGCCGGTGTCGACGACGCACATCCTGTCGTCGGGCGTCGCGGGCGCTTCGGTGGCGAGCGGCGCGGGGCTCCAGAGCCGCACCATCATGCAGCTCGCCGCGGCATGGCTGCTGACGCTGCCCGCCGCGATGGCGCTGTCGGGTGGGCTCTACTGGCTGATGCTCAACGCAGTGAAGATGTTCGGGCTCTGA